The nucleotide window GCGAAGGTGCTTCGCCGAGCGTCGCATACGGTCATCAGACGGTCGGGAATCACGTCCGCGATGGCGTCGAGGACGGCACCGATGGTCCATTCGGTCACGAGGCGCGAGCCGACCTAGGCCATCGCAGCGACATGCGCGCCCAGGAAGTCCAATGCATTGTCGCGCATTATCTTCCGGACATCTTCGGCGCTGAAGCCGGATAGTTCACCGGTGAACGAAAGTGGTGACTCCAGGCCTTCGCCGTGCGGCCAGTCGGATCCGAACATAATGCGGTCGACGCCGATCCGCGCGGCGAGCGTCGAAAGGTCTTCTTCGTAGTAGGGCGCCACCCAGACGTGTTGACGCAAGGTGTCGACCGGGTCGTTGGGAAACCAACGAGGTTGTTGGTTAGCCACCTTCTTCAACCGTTTGGCGAGGCGGTGCACCCATTCTGAACCGTTCTCGATGCTGGCCACCCGAAGCCTCGGGTGGCGATCGAATACACCGTGCACAATCAGGGAGGCCATCGTGTCGTGAATGGCGCGGTCGTCAACCAGAATCTTGTCGAGTGGATCGGGTGCGGCAAAGGCTTCGAAAGTATCCTTGCCGCCCCACATTCCGGCGATCTTCAGATATCCGCTATCGCCCAGGTGGAAGGCCACCGGCACATTCGCCTCGGCCAACCGGGCCCAGACCGGATCGTTTGACTTATTCCCAAGTGATCGGTTTTTTGGGACACCCGGCACCGGGGCGGGCCGCACATGGACCAACCGAGCGCCGCGTTCGAGCACAAAGTCGACTTCCTCGACCGCCCGCTGCGGATCGGTGAGGGAAATCATCGGCGCGGCGAGGATCCGGTGGTCGTCTCGATCGAAGCCCCAGTCCTCATCCAGCCACAGATTGAAAGCGTGCAGCGATGCCATCGTTGCCTCGGCATCGTCTTTGAGCGCTTCCTCCACCCCGCAACCAAACGTCGGGAACATGATCGCCGTCTCGATGCCCTGGCCGTCGATCACCGCCGCGCGGGCGTCCCGGTCCTGGTATTCCGGTCGCAGCTCGAGCTGCTCGACTTGCATCAACGATGCCGGATCGACGCCCTCGGGAATTTCGCCGCGAAACAGCAGATCCAAGCATCCCGGCACGATGATCGGATCGAAGGTGGGATTGGGAACGAATCGGTTGACCCGGTCACCGATGATCGCCTGGGTGTGTCGCCCGTCACTAAACATTTGCACACCGCGGCGCCGAAACTTCTTGTCCAAGTGCCGGGTAAAGGCATCCAGCGGTTCGTAGTAGTGGTTGTCGACATCGATCGCCTTGTAGCTCAAGTTACCCATGTTCATCCTTTCGGGGCATCAAGCATCGGACGCGGAGAGCGAAGGAAACTCCGGCGGCCGTTTTTCCAGGAAGCTCACGATTCCCTCGATGACGTCCGGTCTCGGCATTGCCTCGTGCAGGAGAACTTCGGCGCGTGATGTGGCTTCCACGACATCGCGAGTGGCGTCACCATAGACCTGTCGCTTGATCACCGCCATCGAGGCCGGCGAACAATTTTGAGCGACGTCTTCTGCGTATGCGATAGCGCGCTGCAGCAATTCGTCCGGGGCGACGACTTCCTTGACCAGCCCCAATTCGGCCGCCTCGTCAGCGAGAAAGGTCCGGCCGCTCAGCAGCAGGTCAAGGGCGACACCCAGGCTGGTCAACCGCGGAAGTATCCAAGAAATGCCGAACTCGGCAATCAGTCCGCGGCGGGCGAACACCGCGGCGAACTTGGCGCCGGAGGCCGCGAATCGCACATCGCACATCAGCGCCTGGGTAAGGCCAATGCCAACGCAGGACCCATTGATGGCGGCGATCACCGGTTTGCGGAGCATGGTGACGAAGTGGGGCGGACGGTCACCGACCAGGTCGGCGAGGTTGGTCTGCTTCGCCTTGTCCATGGTCGCGCCGTACCCCGCCACCGATTCCGGCGAACCTAGATAGGCGCCGGCGCAGAAACCCCGGCCTCGACCGGTCAGCACGATCGCCCGGATACCGGGATCCTGTTCTGCGCGATCGATGGCGGTGTAGAACCCGGCGGCGATGTCGCGCCCCCAAGCGTTGAGGCGATCCGGGCGATTGAACGTGATGATTGCGATCCCACTCGGGGTGGCCTCATAGAGCACCGCGTCTTGGGCTTCGGCGGTACTCATCGGTATCTCCCTGCCCTTGGTTGCCGGACAACAGCGTCCCCTGAACACATACTGTATACCTATCGGTAGTGCATTCCACAACGGCCGCACGGGCCGCGAGGGATGGCGAATTCGCCCTCGTCGAAGGGCAATTCTTCGGTCACACATCGTAAGCCCGAGACGGCCGTAGGCGTTGTCGATCTGCGCCTTGGCCTCGGGTGGTAATTCGGCCTGCGGCGACCGGGAGTGCGGAAATAACCCGATGGGCAGCCCCAGTAACGACGCCGCGTACTTGAACGCGCCACCCAGAACCTCAGCACGCCTTCGCCTCCGTGAACTTCCATCACCGGTGTCTGCAGGTAGGCGATATCGGCGCTCGTCTGCTGGGCGTGCAACGTCAACTCCAGACAGTCGTTGGCCGTCATGGCCGAGGTGCAGGCTTGGACAATGACGTCGGAATTGGCGCGGCGCCCTTCGTCGATCGCGACTTCGAGCAAGCTCTTCCGCTCGTCGAGAGTCAACGACCAGAACTCGGCAATGCCACTGGTACACCACAACATTGGGTGCCCCATATCGCTAACGCAATAGCGAACCAAGGTGCTATACGCATCCCAGTCGATGTCGTCACCATCAGCCCCGCACAACAGCGTGTACAACGAATCGCCGATACCCCGCAATGCACCTGGTGCCCAGGCACGCGCCTCGCCAGCAGTTGTCACTGCTACCTGCGCCCGGTCATGTTCGCCCGCCCAGCCGGTTATACCAAAACGCCTACGATAGGTATTACAGTAACAAAGGTAACGATGCCCCGACGCAGCGCTGGGCAGGCCCGTCTGGATGGCCACCGGTAAGGTTGACGGTCCGAACCTATCCGGGACCGCACACGTAGCACAGATCTTGATGGAGGTGCCCGTAGTGGCAAAGCAGGCGACCGCCGACAAGCGTCAGCGACGCGAACGCGGTTCCATCAACCCTGACGACATCATCGCCGGAGCCTTCGAACTCGCAGAACAGGTATCTATCGACAACCTGAGCATGCCGCTGCTGGGCAAACACCTTGGCGTCGGTGTCACCAGCATCTACTGGTACTTCCGGAAGAAGGACGATCTGCTCAACGCGATGACCGACCGTGCCCTGCGCAAGTACGTCTTCGCCACTCCGTACGTGGAGGCCAACGACTGGCGGGAGACGTTGCGCAATCACGCGCGCCTGATGCGTAAAACCTTCATGGGCAACCCAATACTGTGTGACCTGATTCTGATCCGGTCGGCGCTCAGCCCGCGAGCGGCCCGCCTCGGCGCCCAGGAGATGGAGCGAGCAATCGCCAATCTGGTGGAGGCAGGCCTATCCCCGGAGGACGCCTTCGACACCTACGCCGCAGTCTCGATTCACGTCCGCGGATCTGTGGTGCTGCACCGGCTTTACGAGAAGAACCAATCGGCCGACAACGGACCCCGTGCAATCGAAGACGCCATGCACATCGACCCCGAAACCACCCCACTGCTTGCGCAAGTTACCGGCAAGGGGCACCGCATCGCCACCCCGGATGAAGCCAACTTTGAATACGGGCTCAACTGCATCCTCGACCATGCCGGCCGACTGATTGAGCAGCGGTCGAAATCAACCAAGTCGGCATCGTCGCGAGCACGCAAGGCGGCCAAATCTGCCACTTCGCGGACACGGGCAAAGCCCGCCACTCGCTAGTCACACCGGCATCAAGCCTCTGGTTCCGGTACGTGAAAATAGTCGTCGCGCAACCGGAAAGCCTCTTTAGTCCCGTGCTCGGCACGCGTCTTGACGAAGTTGAACTCACCGGGTGTGAACTGCAGGTTGGTGCCGAAGGCGTGGAACAGGTAGCTTGCGACTTCCTCACCATGGTATGCCTGGGTTTGCTCAACCAAGCGAAACGCTTCCTTGGCAATGACGACTCCGTCGGCGGGCATTTTGGCCGCCTTCTCGGCCCAATATCTGGCTCGCGCTGCAACGGATTCGGGATCCGTTGTCTCAGTGAATATTCCGAGGTGCTCTACGTCGCCCGCCGCGATGATGTCGCCGGTCAGCAGCAGACGCCGGGCCAACACCGGCCCCAGCCGGTAGAAAAACATGTGCAGGCTGCCCAGTGCCGGCCCCAGGAAACGCGTCGCCGGCATACCGATCTTTGTGTCTCGGGCGATGACCGCGATATCGGTCATCAGTGCCATCTCGAAGCCACCGCCCAGCGCGTGGCCGGCGATCTCCCCCACCGTCACTTTCGGAAAGCCCATGAAAT belongs to Mycobacterium basiliense and includes:
- a CDS encoding amidohydrolase family protein encodes the protein MGNLSYKAIDVDNHYYEPLDAFTRHLDKKFRRRGVQMFSDGRHTQAIIGDRVNRFVPNPTFDPIIVPGCLDLLFRGEIPEGVDPASLMQVEQLELRPEYQDRDARAAVIDGQGIETAIMFPTFGCGVEEALKDDAEATMASLHAFNLWLDEDWGFDRDDHRILAAPMISLTDPQRAVEEVDFVLERGARLVHVRPAPVPGVPKNRSLGNKSNDPVWARLAEANVPVAFHLGDSGYLKIAGMWGGKDTFEAFAAPDPLDKILVDDRAIHDTMASLIVHGVFDRHPRLRVASIENGSEWVHRLAKRLKKVANQQPRWFPNDPVDTLRQHVWVAPYYEEDLSTLAARIGVDRIMFGSDWPHGEGLESPLSFTGELSGFSAEDVRKIMRDNALDFLGAHVAAMA
- a CDS encoding enoyl-CoA hydratase, with the translated sequence MSTAEAQDAVLYEATPSGIAIITFNRPDRLNAWGRDIAAGFYTAIDRAEQDPGIRAIVLTGRGRGFCAGAYLGSPESVAGYGATMDKAKQTNLADLVGDRPPHFVTMLRKPVIAAINGSCVGIGLTQALMCDVRFAASGAKFAAVFARRGLIAEFGISWILPRLTSLGVALDLLLSGRTFLADEAAELGLVKEVVAPDELLQRAIAYAEDVAQNCSPASMAVIKRQVYGDATRDVVEATSRAEVLLHEAMPRPDVIEGIVSFLEKRPPEFPSLSASDA
- a CDS encoding TetR/AcrR family transcriptional regulator, whose translation is MEVPVVAKQATADKRQRRERGSINPDDIIAGAFELAEQVSIDNLSMPLLGKHLGVGVTSIYWYFRKKDDLLNAMTDRALRKYVFATPYVEANDWRETLRNHARLMRKTFMGNPILCDLILIRSALSPRAARLGAQEMERAIANLVEAGLSPEDAFDTYAAVSIHVRGSVVLHRLYEKNQSADNGPRAIEDAMHIDPETTPLLAQVTGKGHRIATPDEANFEYGLNCILDHAGRLIEQRSKSTKSASSRARKAAKSATSRTRAKPATR
- a CDS encoding enoyl-CoA hydratase/isomerase family protein, producing MTDPGTSDGRVLLDVDPDRRIATITLNNPQQRNSYDAAMRDAIACCLDSVADNDDLTVVLLRGAGGVFSTGADMNNAYQWYGREASTDRPQESEARRRPSQRRRLAVDRRAFSFYHNFMGFPKVTVGEIAGHALGGGFEMALMTDIAVIARDTKIGMPATRFLGPALGSLHMFFYRLGPVLARRLLLTGDIIAAGDVEHLGIFTETTDPESVAARARYWAEKAAKMPADGVVIAKEAFRLVEQTQAYHGEEVASYLFHAFGTNLQFTPGEFNFVKTRAEHGTKEAFRLRDDYFHVPEPEA